Part of the candidate division TA06 bacterium genome, TGGCTAACGTCCATGCTCGAGACAGCGTATGTCAGTTAGCCATCAGTAGTTTAGAATGAGATACTCCTCTATTTCGCCTCTACCTGTTGCTTTGCAGTTGATTGCTCTTTTGGCAAGCACCTTCTCCAGCTTGAAACCTTTGTAAAGCTTCCGAACGAGTTTCGTGTGAGAATTGCTAAGCATAACCTTACAGCCACGTCTGTCCAATTCCTTGAAGACTTCTGAAAGCCTGCGCTGCTCGTCTTCACCAAAGGAATTGCTGGTGTAGCTGGTGAAGCTCGAGGTCTTGCTCAAAGGTTGATATGGTGGGTCGAAGTAAATGA contains:
- a CDS encoding DNA adenine methylase; translation: IYFDPPYQPLSKTSSFTSYTSNSFGEDEQRRLSEVFKELDRRGCKVMLSNSHTKLVRKLYKGFKLEKVLAKRAINCKATGRGEIEEYLILNY